In Rhodospirillum rubrum ATCC 11170, a genomic segment contains:
- the nifH gene encoding nitrogenase iron protein, protein MTRKIAIYGKGGIGKSTTTQNTAAAMAHFHHKKIFIHGCDPKADSTRLILGGKPQETLMDVLREQGAEKVTYDKVVRKGYMDIQCVESGGPEPGVGCAGRGVITAIDLMEAQGAYTSDLDFVFFDVLGDVVCGGFAMPIRDGKAQEVYIVASGEMMAVYAANNICKGLVKYAKQSGVRLGGIICNSRKVDGEREFIEEFTKAIGTTMIHFVPRDNIVQKAEFNKKTVTEYEPTENQANEYSLLAQAIIENDNFVIPKPMTMDELESMVEKYGLLD, encoded by the coding sequence ATGACCCGCAAGATTGCTATTTATGGCAAGGGTGGAATCGGCAAGTCGACCACCACGCAGAACACCGCCGCCGCCATGGCGCACTTCCACCACAAAAAGATTTTCATTCACGGCTGCGATCCCAAGGCGGATTCGACTAGGCTGATCCTTGGTGGCAAGCCCCAGGAAACCCTGATGGACGTGCTGCGCGAGCAAGGGGCCGAGAAGGTCACCTACGACAAGGTCGTCCGCAAGGGCTACATGGATATCCAGTGCGTTGAATCGGGCGGTCCCGAGCCCGGCGTCGGCTGCGCCGGTCGCGGCGTCATCACCGCCATCGACCTGATGGAAGCCCAGGGCGCCTATACCTCGGATCTCGATTTCGTCTTCTTCGACGTGCTGGGCGACGTGGTCTGTGGCGGCTTCGCCATGCCGATCCGCGATGGCAAGGCCCAGGAGGTCTATATCGTCGCCTCGGGCGAGATGATGGCCGTCTATGCCGCCAACAACATCTGCAAGGGTCTGGTGAAATACGCCAAGCAAAGCGGCGTGCGCCTGGGCGGCATCATCTGCAACAGCCGCAAAGTCGATGGCGAGCGCGAGTTCATCGAGGAATTCACCAAGGCCATCGGCACGACGATGATCCATTTCGTGCCGCGCGACAATATCGTGCAAAAGGCCGAGTTCAACAAAAAGACCGTGACCGAATACGAGCCGACCGAAAATCAGGCCAATGAATACAGCCTGCTGGCTCAGGCGATCATCGAGAATGACAACTTCGTGATCCCCAAGCCGATGACCATGGATGAACTGGAAAGCATGGTCGAAAAGTACGGTCTTCTTGATTAA
- a CDS encoding chemotaxis protein: MQLRRTLDQIAGAIRTASTSTEARFLEIGGGLETSVEILTSLTQTFATLSDALKGETLARATRELSQIASRVSSLAAAQNSEIESFVALTKLIATIESRVVRMGKSVRGVGILATNTKIAAAHIGDTGVDFTSFANEINRTLRLAQTSLDEFAGELAEVGRDLHVAINTQSVLEEQQTEAIRTIPRRLTRSIEAIGARCKTAVSTAFAVGQGSQRIGRRIGDAVMALQIGDITRQRIEHADYALGLLAAPPASLEADEASHADVIDFFCQLQSRQLEDAADEFDMEIGRILMSLEDLALDAGEILRLGNDAFAASGDHQGTFLGELGKEVAAVDDLLGGFRAARTKADQIAASVSDATTRLVSHIGTLRSLEADIRIMGLNTTLKCGRLGNAGKALGVIAQELRHYANEITTEASEVMADLDQVVSITKALSDEAHQDRASDIAAVSAIMADSLALLGQVGQSLASALASLEHDGHVVADLLEKTSARTAVHEEIAEVLRGAARKLAEGPAGLGTIPAPSGPEADRLFDLLIASYTMERERAVFARQAPGRLPLAAAPADAGEAPSASPPPSPGTTDLDDIFF, translated from the coding sequence ATGCAACTGCGCAGGACTCTCGACCAGATAGCCGGCGCGATCAGAACCGCATCCACCTCCACCGAAGCCCGCTTCCTTGAGATCGGGGGGGGGCTGGAGACCTCGGTCGAGATCCTCACCAGCCTGACCCAAACCTTCGCCACGTTGTCGGATGCGCTGAAGGGCGAGACCTTGGCGCGGGCCACCCGCGAGCTTTCCCAGATCGCCTCGCGGGTGTCGTCTCTGGCGGCGGCTCAAAACAGCGAGATCGAGTCGTTCGTCGCCTTGACCAAACTGATCGCCACCATCGAAAGCCGCGTCGTCCGCATGGGAAAATCGGTGCGCGGGGTCGGCATTCTGGCGACCAATACTAAGATCGCCGCCGCCCACATCGGCGATACCGGCGTCGATTTCACCAGCTTCGCCAACGAGATCAACCGCACCTTGCGCCTTGCCCAGACCAGTCTGGACGAATTCGCCGGCGAGTTGGCCGAGGTCGGGCGTGATCTGCACGTGGCGATCAACACCCAATCCGTTCTGGAAGAGCAGCAGACGGAGGCGATCCGCACCATCCCGCGGCGCCTGACCCGCAGCATCGAGGCGATCGGCGCGCGCTGCAAAACCGCCGTTTCAACCGCCTTCGCCGTCGGCCAGGGCTCCCAGCGCATCGGCCGGCGGATCGGCGACGCGGTCATGGCCCTCCAGATCGGCGACATCACCCGCCAACGCATCGAGCACGCCGATTACGCCCTCGGGCTGCTTGCCGCCCCTCCCGCCTCCCTTGAAGCCGATGAGGCCTCCCACGCCGATGTCATCGATTTCTTCTGCCAGCTTCAATCCCGGCAACTCGAAGACGCCGCCGATGAATTCGATATGGAGATCGGCCGGATCTTGATGTCGCTGGAGGATCTGGCCCTCGACGCCGGGGAAATCCTGCGCCTGGGCAATGACGCCTTCGCCGCCTCGGGCGACCATCAGGGAACATTTCTGGGCGAGTTGGGAAAAGAGGTCGCCGCCGTTGACGATTTGCTTGGCGGCTTCCGCGCGGCGCGGACCAAGGCCGACCAGATCGCCGCCTCGGTCTCGGACGCCACCACCCGGCTGGTCAGCCATATCGGCACCCTGCGCTCGCTCGAAGCCGATATCCGCATCATGGGCCTCAACACCACCTTGAAATGCGGCCGCCTTGGCAACGCCGGCAAGGCGCTTGGCGTCATCGCCCAGGAATTGCGCCATTACGCCAATGAGATCACCACCGAGGCCAGCGAGGTGATGGCCGATCTCGATCAGGTGGTGTCGATCACCAAGGCCCTGTCCGACGAGGCCCATCAGGACCGGGCCAGCGATATCGCCGCGGTGTCGGCCATCATGGCCGATTCCCTGGCCCTGTTGGGGCAGGTCGGTCAAAGCCTCGCCAGCGCCCTGGCCTCGCTCGAGCACGACGGCCATGTGGTAGCCGACCTGCTTGAGAAAACCAGCGCCCGCACCGCCGTCCACGAGGAGATCGCCGAGGTTCTGCGCGGCGCCGCGCGCAAATTGGCCGAAGGTCCCGCCGGCCTCGGGACGATCCCCGCCCCTTCCGGCCCCGAAGCCGACCGGCTGTTTGATCTTTTGATCGCCAGCTACACCATGGAACGCGAACGCGCGGTCTTCGCCCGTCAGGCCCCCGGCCGCCTGCCGCTTGCCGCCGCCCCGGCGGACGCGGGCGAGGCCCCTTCGGCTTCCCCTCCCCCTTCCCCGGGCACGACCGACCTCGACGATATCTTCTTCTGA
- a CDS encoding STAS domain-containing protein: MGQDEIGDLGIIHLDGAQTLRTADETYSKLREEGGRYAVLEIDCLGVTEVDLSFIQMLIAARTRARSMGRTLRLAHPASGALLEALERGGFLTGIPDQATDQAFWLQPEKA; this comes from the coding sequence ATGGGACAGGACGAGATCGGCGATTTGGGGATCATTCATCTGGACGGGGCGCAAACGCTGCGTACAGCCGATGAAACGTATTCCAAGTTACGGGAAGAGGGGGGGCGTTATGCTGTCCTTGAAATCGATTGTCTGGGGGTGACCGAGGTTGATCTCAGCTTCATCCAGATGCTGATCGCCGCGCGAACCAGGGCGCGGTCGATGGGGCGGACCTTGCGGCTCGCCCATCCGGCTTCGGGCGCCTTGCTCGAAGCCCTGGAGCGCGGTGGGTTCCTGACCGGCATCCCCGACCAGGCGACCGACCAGGCATTCTGGCTGCAACCGGAGAAAGCATGA
- a CDS encoding response regulator, producing MAKTILSVDDSASIRQMVKLTLTGAGYTVVQAADGAEGLARARDMAVDLVVTDLNMPVMNGLDLIRELRKLPTYKGVPIIFLTTESDAAMKQEAKVAGATGWITKPFQQEQLVTVVRKVLGA from the coding sequence ATGGCCAAGACCATCCTTAGCGTTGATGATTCGGCGAGTATCCGCCAGATGGTGAAACTGACCCTGACCGGCGCCGGATATACGGTGGTCCAGGCGGCCGACGGGGCCGAAGGATTGGCCCGGGCGCGGGACATGGCGGTCGATCTGGTGGTGACCGACCTTAATATGCCGGTGATGAACGGCCTCGATCTCATCCGCGAATTGCGCAAATTGCCCACCTATAAGGGCGTGCCGATCATCTTCCTCACCACCGAATCCGATGCCGCGATGAAGCAGGAGGCCAAGGTCGCCGGCGCGACCGGTTGGATCACCAAGCCGTTCCAGCAAGAGCAGCTGGTCACCGTGGTGCGTAAGGTGCTCGGCGCATGA
- a CDS encoding chemotaxis protein CheA encodes MTPMDPSETFRQEAQELLEQLEQALLDLEHAPDDGDLIDSAFRALHTIKGSGSMFGFDAVAAFTHHVETAFDLVRKGKVTPSRELIAVALAAKDRMRLLIEQPETPESAEGDAILRDLKAIVDASDLPSAGEGGDAPVAAREQPAEITWRIRFRLARDAMAMGTNPLLLLDELRTLGSATIVALTGEVPSLEVLVPSDCHLAWDVMLTTSQPRTAIEDVFMFVIDDMELSIDLLESGEEDRRIGEILVERGDVAQEAVDTAVSRQLPLGTLLVESGNLSPDKLTSALAEQQHLRTETKVVAKGADSIRVPAERLDELMDRVGELVIAQSRLTQVAASINDMQVKAIAEEIERLAHELRDTTMGVRMVPISSLFGRFRRLVHDLAHDLGKQIELTTFGEETELDKTVIERLNDPLIHLIRNSIDHGLETPEGRKEAGKPPAGRITLSARHSGAEVLVSIIDDGRGLDRARIQARAEEQGLLAPGVKLSDNDLFQVIFQAGFSTAKVVTSLSGRGVGMDVVKRTIEGLRGKIDIASTPGKGTELTLRLPLTLAIIDGLLVRVGKARYVLPLSAVEECVELSAEEDGRSRGRSFLNIRGDLVPFLRLRELFQVSAPADPYQKVVIVSSGEFRVGLVVDQVIGNHQTVIKSLSKLHADVETFSGATILGDGAVALILDIGHLVKLGLTYESQFMAAG; translated from the coding sequence ATGACCCCCATGGACCCATCGGAGACCTTCCGCCAGGAAGCTCAGGAGTTGCTCGAACAGCTCGAGCAGGCTTTGCTTGACCTTGAACACGCCCCCGACGACGGCGATTTGATCGACAGCGCCTTTCGCGCCCTGCATACGATCAAGGGCTCGGGGTCGATGTTCGGCTTCGATGCGGTCGCCGCCTTTACCCATCACGTCGAAACCGCTTTCGATCTGGTGCGCAAAGGCAAGGTCACACCCAGCCGCGAGTTGATCGCCGTTGCCTTGGCGGCCAAGGATCGGATGCGGCTGTTGATCGAGCAACCCGAGACGCCCGAGAGCGCCGAGGGCGACGCCATCTTGCGCGATCTCAAGGCCATCGTTGACGCCTCGGACCTTCCCTCGGCCGGCGAAGGAGGGGACGCGCCGGTGGCGGCCAGGGAACAACCGGCCGAGATCACCTGGCGCATCCGCTTCCGTCTGGCGCGCGACGCGATGGCGATGGGCACCAATCCTTTGCTGTTGCTTGATGAATTGCGCACCCTCGGCTCGGCGACCATCGTGGCGCTGACCGGGGAGGTGCCTTCGCTCGAGGTTCTGGTTCCCAGCGACTGCCATCTCGCCTGGGATGTCATGCTGACGACCAGCCAGCCGCGCACGGCGATCGAAGACGTTTTCATGTTCGTCATCGATGACATGGAGTTGTCGATCGATCTTCTCGAGAGCGGCGAGGAGGATCGTCGCATCGGCGAGATCCTGGTCGAACGCGGCGATGTTGCCCAGGAGGCGGTCGATACGGCGGTGTCGCGGCAGTTGCCGCTTGGTACCTTGCTTGTCGAGTCGGGTAATCTCAGCCCCGATAAGCTGACCTCGGCCCTGGCCGAGCAGCAGCATCTGCGCACGGAAACCAAGGTTGTCGCCAAGGGCGCCGACAGCATCCGGGTTCCCGCCGAGCGTCTGGATGAACTGATGGATCGGGTGGGGGAACTGGTGATCGCGCAGTCGCGGTTGACCCAGGTCGCCGCCTCGATCAACGACATGCAGGTCAAGGCGATCGCCGAGGAAATCGAGCGGCTGGCCCATGAATTGCGCGATACCACCATGGGCGTGCGCATGGTGCCGATCAGTTCGCTGTTCGGCCGCTTCCGCCGCCTTGTCCATGATCTCGCCCATGACCTGGGCAAGCAGATCGAATTGACCACCTTCGGCGAAGAGACCGAACTCGATAAAACGGTGATCGAGCGTCTCAATGATCCGTTGATCCATCTTATCCGCAATTCCATCGATCACGGGCTGGAAACCCCCGAGGGACGCAAGGAGGCGGGCAAGCCGCCGGCCGGGCGCATCACCTTGTCGGCGCGCCATTCCGGGGCCGAGGTGCTGGTGTCGATCATCGATGATGGGCGCGGTCTCGACCGCGCCCGCATCCAGGCCCGCGCCGAAGAGCAGGGGCTGCTGGCGCCGGGGGTGAAGCTTTCGGATAACGACCTGTTCCAGGTGATCTTCCAGGCCGGCTTCTCGACGGCCAAGGTGGTGACCAGCCTGTCGGGGCGTGGCGTCGGCATGGATGTGGTCAAACGCACCATCGAAGGCCTGCGCGGCAAGATCGACATCGCCAGCACCCCGGGCAAGGGGACCGAACTGACCCTGCGGCTGCCGCTGACCCTGGCGATCATCGATGGCCTTCTGGTGCGCGTCGGCAAGGCCCGCTATGTGCTGCCGCTGTCGGCCGTTGAAGAATGCGTCGAGCTGTCGGCCGAGGAGGACGGCCGCTCGCGGGGGCGCAGCTTCCTGAATATCCGCGGCGATCTGGTGCCCTTCCTGCGCTTGCGCGAATTGTTCCAGGTGAGCGCCCCGGCCGATCCCTATCAAAAGGTGGTCATCGTCTCTTCGGGCGAATTCCGGGTCGGGCTGGTGGTCGATCAGGTGATCGGCAATCACCAGACGGTGATCAAATCGCTTTCGAAGCTTCACGCCGACGTCGAGACCTTTTCCGGCGCCACCATCCTGGGCGATGGCGCCGTCGCCCTGATTTTGGATATCGGCCATCTGGTCAAGCTCGGGCTGACTTACGAAAGCCAGTTCATGGCCGCCGGCTGA
- a CDS encoding chemotaxis protein CheW: MSLWNGGRSLEVLTLGLAGEIFAIEASHVREILDLVPITEVPNSAAFVSGLINVRGKVVPLADLRLKFGMEQKPPTIDTRIVVIEVLVDGDPLIVGIRADKVYEITQVAAGALEETPRIGMRWRSDYITCIGKRDADFIVVLDIGRIFSQGESRDEAIFAGSSTAPRSLS; encoded by the coding sequence ATGTCTCTTTGGAATGGTGGTCGGTCGCTCGAGGTCCTGACCCTCGGCTTGGCAGGCGAAATTTTCGCGATCGAGGCCAGTCACGTCCGCGAAATTCTTGATCTCGTGCCCATCACCGAGGTTCCCAACAGCGCCGCTTTCGTCAGCGGCCTGATCAATGTCCGGGGCAAAGTGGTGCCCTTGGCCGATCTACGCTTGAAATTCGGCATGGAGCAGAAGCCGCCGACCATCGATACCCGCATCGTCGTTATCGAGGTGCTGGTCGATGGCGACCCGCTGATCGTCGGGATCCGCGCCGACAAGGTTTATGAAATCACCCAAGTGGCGGCGGGCGCCCTGGAAGAAACGCCGCGCATCGGCATGCGCTGGCGATCCGATTACATCACCTGCATCGGTAAGCGCGATGCGGACTTCATCGTCGTGCTCGATATCGGGCGGATCTTCTCCCAAGGCGAGTCCCGCGATGAGGCGATATTCGCCGGGTCGTCAACGGCTCCGCGCAGCCTCTCCTAA
- a CDS encoding methyl-accepting chemotaxis protein — protein MRISIKLKLGLTFAVIIALSMVTAGLGVTSLAGLEANLRGLVDGPVQRLQTAEKLLVDVLQVIRAQKNMILAVSPQEAAQHEKTILGLRPQITNILDQAVSAATPEGKPKWEAFRVAWGEFALFDEKVRGFVRAGEPLKAQELSVSEGRQIVGDVEKQNMDLVDLNQTQMEQAQADATAQYESSRTFLLSTILVSLIIAVGAGLWISLGISRGLGRAGSLAQEVAGGDLTKTIDNVPRDEVGDLIGHINAMVKKLREVVGEANSAAENVSSGSQELSATAEELSQGATEQASSAEEASASMEQMAANIKQNADNASQTEKIARQSSLDAQASGEAVTRAVVAMQTIAEKITIVQEIARQTDLLALNAAVEAARAGEHGRGFAVVASEVRKLAERSQLAAAEISTMSSQTVRAAQEAGDMLGRLVPDIRKTAELVSEISAACREQDIGGDQINQAIQQLDKVTQQNASASEEMSATSEELAAQSEQLQASISYFRVDEGNGGTRAMPSRRLSRPVGTALVKKPVARGGRVALGNPAAGRNGAKRNGADTGFTLDLAQGGSDAQDVEFEKY, from the coding sequence ATGCGCATTTCGATCAAGTTGAAGCTCGGACTGACCTTCGCCGTCATCATCGCCCTGTCAATGGTCACGGCGGGCCTGGGGGTCACCAGCCTTGCCGGGCTTGAGGCCAATCTGCGTGGCTTGGTTGATGGGCCGGTCCAGCGTCTGCAAACGGCGGAAAAGCTGCTGGTCGATGTTCTTCAGGTCATTCGCGCCCAGAAGAACATGATCCTCGCCGTCTCGCCCCAGGAGGCCGCTCAACACGAGAAGACCATCCTGGGCCTGCGGCCGCAGATCACCAACATCCTCGATCAGGCGGTGAGCGCCGCCACCCCCGAAGGCAAGCCGAAATGGGAAGCCTTTCGCGTGGCCTGGGGGGAATTCGCGCTGTTCGACGAAAAGGTCCGCGGCTTCGTCCGCGCCGGCGAACCCTTGAAAGCCCAGGAACTCTCGGTCAGCGAGGGTCGCCAGATCGTTGGCGATGTCGAAAAGCAAAATATGGATCTGGTCGACCTGAACCAGACCCAGATGGAGCAGGCCCAGGCGGACGCGACGGCCCAGTATGAAAGCTCCCGTACCTTTCTGCTGTCGACCATCCTCGTTTCCTTGATCATCGCCGTTGGCGCCGGACTGTGGATTTCCCTGGGGATCAGCCGTGGTTTGGGCCGGGCTGGTAGCCTAGCCCAGGAGGTCGCCGGGGGCGATCTGACCAAGACCATCGATAACGTGCCGCGCGACGAAGTCGGTGATCTGATCGGCCATATCAACGCCATGGTGAAGAAACTGCGCGAGGTGGTCGGCGAGGCCAATAGCGCCGCCGAGAACGTGTCCTCGGGCAGTCAGGAATTGTCGGCGACGGCCGAGGAATTGTCACAGGGCGCCACCGAACAGGCGTCCTCGGCCGAAGAGGCCTCGGCCTCGATGGAGCAGATGGCGGCCAATATCAAGCAGAACGCCGATAACGCCAGCCAGACCGAGAAGATCGCCCGCCAATCCTCGCTCGATGCCCAGGCCAGCGGCGAGGCGGTGACCCGCGCCGTGGTGGCGATGCAGACGATCGCCGAGAAGATCACCATCGTTCAAGAGATCGCCCGCCAGACCGATCTGCTGGCGCTCAACGCCGCCGTCGAGGCGGCAAGGGCCGGCGAGCATGGGCGCGGTTTCGCCGTCGTCGCTTCGGAAGTGCGCAAGCTGGCCGAACGCAGTCAGCTGGCGGCGGCCGAGATTAGCACCATGTCGTCGCAAACCGTGCGCGCTGCCCAGGAGGCCGGAGATATGCTTGGCCGGTTGGTGCCCGATATCAGAAAAACCGCCGAATTGGTTTCCGAGATCAGCGCCGCCTGCCGCGAGCAGGATATCGGCGGCGATCAGATCAATCAGGCGATCCAACAACTTGACAAGGTGACCCAGCAGAACGCCAGCGCCTCGGAGGAAATGTCGGCGACCTCGGAGGAACTGGCCGCCCAGTCCGAACAGCTTCAGGCCAGCATCTCCTACTTCCGCGTCGACGAGGGCAACGGAGGGACCCGCGCCATGCCGTCGCGACGGCTGTCCCGTCCCGTCGGCACCGCCCTGGTCAAAAAGCCGGTGGCGCGCGGCGGGCGGGTCGCCCTCGGCAACCCCGCCGCCGGGCGCAATGGCGCCAAGCGCAATGGGGCCGACACCGGCTTCACCCTTGATCTCGCCCAGGGCGGAAGCGACGCCCAAGACGTTGAATTCGAGAAGTATTGA
- a CDS encoding chemotaxis protein CheW: MADQKDVSGETQFVTLGIDREIFAVPVEAVVEILDIRPMFRIPETPAYFAGLIDVRGRGVPVIDLRLKLGLTAATVTENTRILVLDIAVGGRQLVLGLIADKVFEVMGLDVGQLEAPPDIGVAWRSEYIRGIGRRGNDFVILFNLPKLFSTEEVALLAPSLLTQASTAAEPADLSPGSV; the protein is encoded by the coding sequence ATGGCTGATCAGAAAGACGTTTCCGGGGAAACCCAATTCGTCACCCTGGGGATCGACCGCGAAATTTTCGCGGTGCCGGTCGAAGCGGTGGTGGAGATCCTTGATATCCGGCCGATGTTCCGCATCCCCGAGACCCCGGCCTATTTCGCCGGGTTGATCGATGTGCGCGGGCGTGGCGTGCCGGTGATCGATCTGCGGCTGAAGCTTGGCCTCACCGCCGCCACGGTGACCGAGAACACCCGCATTCTGGTGCTCGATATCGCCGTCGGCGGCCGTCAATTGGTCCTTGGGCTGATCGCCGACAAGGTGTTCGAAGTCATGGGCCTTGACGTCGGCCAACTTGAGGCGCCGCCCGATATCGGTGTGGCCTGGCGCTCCGAGTACATCCGCGGCATCGGTCGCCGGGGCAATGATTTCGTCATTCTGTTCAATCTGCCCAAGCTGTTTTCGACGGAGGAGGTGGCGCTTCTCGCCCCCTCTCTCCTAACCCAGGCCAGTACGGCCGCCGAGCCGGCCGATCTTTCCCCCGGTTCCGTTTAG
- a CDS encoding HAMP domain-containing methyl-accepting chemotaxis protein: MRLSIPLKLAFTFAIIVILAMATAGLGIQKLGALNGSLVAMVEGPVQRIQLAQELYSELVTVSRSEKALLLAGPDTQGQYETRIAKEQQGVETRRDQLAALATEESANAISAFTPLWQQYATLQSQIIALAKSGRMEEAIALSRVDARAVLDRADTTLTALIESERAAMTRTEAQAASQYAEARLLLIGLILVSVLIAVVAATWISLSISRGLRGTIRLAEAVSIGDLDQTVSVKTNDEIKDMVDALNTMTATLRATAKIADTVADGDLSVESKPLSDKDALGIALRRMISSLRATAEVADAIADGTLTVEAKPQSENDTLGLALKRMVEKLREVVGEATSAAENVSSGSQELSATAEELSQGATEQASSAEEASASMEQMAANIKQNADNASQTEKIARQSSLDAQASGEAVTRAVVAMQTIAEKITIVQEIARQTDLLALNAAVEAARAGEHGRGFAVVASEVRKLAERSQMAASEISTMSSQTVRAAQEAGEMLGRLVPDIRKTAELVSEISAACREQDIGGDQINQAIQQLDKVTQQNASASEQMSATSEELAAQSEQLQASIAYFRVDEGSGARRSTPSAKPPTIGRVARSLGKAGAARGGPGRKAGMTTGFSLDLGHGAGDAQDGDFEKY, translated from the coding sequence ATGCGACTGTCGATCCCGCTGAAACTGGCATTCACCTTCGCCATCATCGTTATCCTGGCCATGGCGACGGCTGGACTGGGCATTCAGAAGCTGGGGGCCCTCAACGGCTCGCTTGTCGCCATGGTCGAAGGGCCGGTCCAAAGGATCCAACTCGCCCAGGAGCTTTATAGCGAGTTGGTGACGGTGTCGCGTTCCGAGAAAGCGCTGCTGCTGGCCGGTCCGGACACGCAGGGCCAATACGAGACGCGGATCGCCAAGGAACAACAAGGGGTGGAGACGCGACGCGACCAACTCGCCGCCCTGGCCACCGAGGAGAGCGCAAACGCGATCAGCGCCTTCACGCCCCTTTGGCAGCAGTACGCCACCTTGCAGTCCCAGATCATCGCCTTGGCCAAAAGCGGCCGCATGGAGGAGGCAATAGCCCTGTCGCGGGTCGATGCCCGGGCGGTGCTCGACCGCGCCGATACTACCCTTACCGCCCTGATCGAGAGCGAACGGGCGGCCATGACCCGCACCGAAGCCCAAGCCGCCAGCCAATATGCCGAGGCGAGGCTTCTTCTGATCGGGTTGATCCTGGTTTCGGTCTTGATCGCCGTCGTGGCGGCGACCTGGATCTCGCTTAGCATCAGTCGGGGCCTGCGCGGGACCATTCGGTTGGCCGAAGCGGTCAGTATTGGCGACCTTGATCAGACGGTCAGCGTCAAGACCAACGATGAGATCAAGGATATGGTCGATGCCCTCAACACCATGACCGCCACCTTGCGGGCGACGGCCAAAATCGCCGATACGGTTGCCGATGGCGATCTTTCGGTCGAGTCCAAGCCGCTGTCGGACAAGGACGCCTTGGGGATCGCCCTGCGGCGGATGATCAGCAGTCTGCGGGCGACGGCCGAGGTTGCCGACGCCATCGCCGATGGCACGCTGACGGTCGAGGCCAAGCCCCAGTCAGAGAACGATACCCTGGGGTTGGCGCTCAAGCGCATGGTTGAAAAGCTGCGCGAGGTGGTCGGCGAGGCGACCTCGGCCGCCGAGAATGTGTCCTCGGGCAGTCAGGAATTGTCGGCGACGGCCGAGGAATTGTCGCAGGGCGCCACCGAACAGGCGTCGTCGGCCGAAGAGGCCTCGGCCTCGATGGAGCAGATGGCGGCCAATATCAAGCAGAACGCCGATAACGCCAGCCAGACCGAGAAGATCGCCCGCCAATCCTCGCTTGATGCCCAGGCCAGCGGCGAGGCGGTGACCCGCGCCGTGGTGGCGATGCAGACGATCGCCGAGAAGATTACCATCGTTCAGGAGATCGCCCGCCAGACCGATCTGCTGGCGCTCAATGCCGCCGTCGAGGCGGCAAGGGCCGGCGAGCATGGGCGCGGTTTCGCCGTCGTCGCTTCGGAAGTGCGCAAGCTGGCCGAACGCAGCCAGATGGCGGCGTCCGAGATCAGCACCATGTCGTCGCAAACCGTGCGCGCCGCCCAGGAGGCCGGAGAAATGTTGGGCCGACTGGTGCCCGATATCAGAAAAACCGCCGAACTGGTTTCCGAGATCAGCGCCGCCTGCCGCGAGCAGGATATCGGCGGCGATCAGATCAATCAGGCGATCCAGCAGCTTGACAAGGTGACCCAGCAGAACGCCAGCGCCTCCGAGCAGATGTCGGCGACCTCGGAGGAACTGGCCGCCCAGTCCGAACAGCTTCAAGCCAGCATCGCCTATTTCCGCGTCGATGAGGGAAGCGGGGCCCGGCGGTCCACGCCGTCGGCCAAACCGCCAACCATCGGGCGCGTCGCGCGGTCGCTTGGCAAAGCGGGTGCGGCGCGGGGTGGTCCCGGGCGCAAAGCGGGCATGACGACCGGCTTTTCCCTTGATCTCGGTCACGGCGCCGGCGACGCCCAGGATGGCGACTTCGAGAAGTATTGA